In Sphingomonas sp. KC8, the sequence GACGGCGGCGGCCCCGACGGCGGGTGCGGCGCGGAGATGTCCGAGACCTTCGGGGCCGACGGCCAGGACATCGCGGGCGAAGATGGGCAGCATCGCGGTGGCCCCGCCCAGCAACACGGCGAACAGATCGAGCGAGATCGCCCCAAGGACCAGACGATTCTGGCGGACGTAACGCAAACCGTCCACCATCTGCGCCCATGGATTGGCGGTGGTATCCAGTGTCGAACGTGGCACCGGGCGGATCAGCATCAGGGCGATCAGGGCGATGGCGAACAGCCCGCCCGAACCCGCATAAGGCAGCCAGTGGCTATGCGCATAAAGATAGCCGCCGGTCGCCGGGCCAAGGATCGCGCCGGTTTGCCAGGCGATCGAACTGAGCGCGATCGCATTGGGAAGGACGGCGGCCGGCACCAGATTGGGGGCGAGCGCGCTCAACGCCGGGCTGGCGAAGGCGCGGGCAACGCCGAGCAAGGCCGCGACGGTGAAAAGATGGGGCAGGGTGGTCGCATCCTGCCATGCCAGCCAGCCGAGTGCGGCGGCGCACCCCGTTTCGAGCAGGATGGCGGCCCGCGCGATCCAGCGTCGATCGATCCGGTCCGCGGTCCAGCCGACGATCAGCGTCAGGGCGAGCAGCGGAACGAACTGGAACACGCCGATCAGGCCGAGCTGGAAGGCGGCTTCGCGCGGGGCCATGGTACGGCGCGCAATATCGTAGACCTGCCAGCCGATCACCACGACCATGCTGTTCTGGGCGATCGTCGCGGTCAGCCGCGCCAGCCAGAAAGCCCGGAAGTCGGCAATTCGGAAAGGGTGGCGCGTCTGCTCCATGATGCCGTTCGTCTAGGCCGAAAAAACGGTGCCCGGCAATCCGTCTTTTATCTATTCATATGATAGAAATTTATTGCGGGATGCGAAAAAGAAGAGCGGGCCGGCAAGGGAACCGGCCCGCTCGATGAACCGCCCCAAGGGGGGGGAGGGGGCGATTGCTCAGACGGTAGGGGGTGTTCCGTCTGAACTGGCATATGGGCATTGCCGCGTCGGCTTTCCATCCTGCCTAGGGCTGTGTCGCATCATATCTTCGTATGATCGACACGGACTGCCGCGCGATCGCCGCCTACCAGCCATGCGGCGATTGGTGCGCTGGTCGCATAAAGAAGGACGGCGGCCAACAGGCCCAAGAGAGGGTCGTCGAAATAGTCGCCAGCATATGCCGAAGGCGCAGCAATGGCGGACGCGAGCGTGGCAAATGCAAGGTTGGCGCGATGCCGGGCCGATACGGGTTTCGCGGCGGGACGCGGGCGCCGCCAGACGCGCAGGACAGGCGTGGGGCGGCTGGCGAACAACTGGAGAGGGGGGCCTTGTGCCGCATTGAAATCCAGAAACGCCATCGTCGTTTTCCTGCCGGGTGGATCGTGCTTTTCTGCACCCGATCGCAGCCGGATTGAATCACACGGGCGTTCAGCCGGGACCTGCATTGATATGGCCGGGGGATACGAAGGTGTGATCCGGCGTATGGAATGCCGCTGGACGTCGCCGTCCGGGTTTGAGAAAATCGGGGTCAATCTGCTTATTCGAGGAGGTCCATCACCGTGGCCACCGTCGCGACCATTCCTGCCCTTGCCGCTTCCTCCGATCTGGCCGCTTTGCTCGATCTGTCCGACGATACCATTTTCGCGCGCGATGCCGCCGGGGCGGTGATCTACTGGAATGCCGGTGCGGCCAGACTGCACGGCTGGAATGCCGATGAACTGGCCGGGCCGGATGGCTATGCAAAGCTGCAATCACGCTTCGACGAGCCGGAAGACGCCATTGCGGCAGCGCTGGCTGAAACCGGGCACTGGCAGGGCGTGATCACCCGCACCGCGCGTGATGGCAGCGAAATCGTCCTTTCGGCGCGGATGGCGGCGCAGCGGGACAGGGACGGCGCGCCGACCATGATTGTCGAAACCGCGCGCGACATGACGGTGCGGACGGTTGCGGCGGAAGAATTGCGGCGCAGCGAATATCGCTATCGCAACATGTTTCAGGCGATGGCGGTGTCGTTCTGGGAACTCGATTTTTCGGGCGTGCGGGATATGGTGGCGCAATGGTGCCATCCGGCAGAACCGGATTTGGCCGCATTCTTCGCATCCGATCCCGATGCCGTGCGCCGGGCGATGGCCGCGACGCGGATCATCGACGTCAATAACAAGACGCTGCGTCTGTTCGGTGCGGCGTCGCGCGCCGAACTGGGCGATACGATGGAACGTTTCTGGCCGCGCGCCAGCGAAGCCGTGTTCGCGGCCAGCGGGATTGCGGCGGTAAGCGGCGAGCCGAATTTCCACGCTGAAACGAAGATGCTGACGGTGGACGGGCGCGAAATCGACGTGATGTTCACCTGGAGCTTTCCGCCGGAATGGATGGGCAAGGGCAATGTGCTGGTCGGCGTGATCGACATCAGCGGCCGAATCCGCGCGCAGGAAGAAGTGCAGCGCGTGCAGGATGAACTGGCCCACGCCGCGCGGATCGCCACGCTGGGCGAACTGGCGGCGTCGATCGCGCATGAGGTGAACCAGCCGCTTGCCGCGATCGTCAATTTCGGCGAGGCGGCCAAACGCTGGCTCGGCCGGCCCGAACCGGACATGGCCGAAGCCGCCAGCGCGATCGAACGCATGATCGCCGACAGCCATCGCGCGTCCGCCATCATCGGCCGCATTCGCGGGATGGCGACGAAGACCGCGCCCAAACCCACCTTGTTCCACCCATGCGAAGCGGTGCGTGAAGCGGTGCAGCTTGTCAGCCACGACATGCAGGTGCGCGGCGTCGATCTGAACATCAACC encodes:
- a CDS encoding MFS transporter: MEQTRHPFRIADFRAFWLARLTATIAQNSMVVVIGWQVYDIARRTMAPREAAFQLGLIGVFQFVPLLALTLIVGWTADRIDRRWIARAAILLETGCAAALGWLAWQDATTLPHLFTVAALLGVARAFASPALSALAPNLVPAAVLPNAIALSSIAWQTGAILGPATGGYLYAHSHWLPYAGSGGLFAIALIALMLIRPVPRSTLDTTANPWAQMVDGLRYVRQNRLVLGAISLDLFAVLLGGATAMLPIFARDVLAVGPEGLGHLRAAPAVGAAAVALWFAFRPLKNHVGVKMLIAVAVFGAATIAFGFSRWLPLSLGCLALLGAADMFSVYVRQSLIQLYTPDAMRGRVGAVSTLFISGSNELGEAESGFLAALIGPVAAVVAGGVGAVAITLLWARWFPEIARARTFAPPKTLENIPVQEKAR
- a CDS encoding sensor histidine kinase encodes the protein MATVATIPALAASSDLAALLDLSDDTIFARDAAGAVIYWNAGAARLHGWNADELAGPDGYAKLQSRFDEPEDAIAAALAETGHWQGVITRTARDGSEIVLSARMAAQRDRDGAPTMIVETARDMTVRTVAAEELRRSEYRYRNMFQAMAVSFWELDFSGVRDMVAQWCHPAEPDLAAFFASDPDAVRRAMAATRIIDVNNKTLRLFGAASRAELGDTMERFWPRASEAVFAASGIAAVSGEPNFHAETKMLTVDGREIDVMFTWSFPPEWMGKGNVLVGVIDISGRIRAQEEVQRVQDELAHAARIATLGELAASIAHEVNQPLAAIVNFGEAAKRWLGRPEPDMAEAASAIERMIADSHRASAIIGRIRGMATKTAPKPTLFHPCEAVREAVQLVSHDMQVRGVDLNINQVEAVPRVRADRIQIQQVAVNLIVNAVQAMAQLPEERRALTIRTKRQEPGLVRIEVEDSGPGIDPAVADQLFTAFSSTKPTGMGMGLSISRSIVEAHGGTISGYGNADRPGATFAFTLPVVEGDVEEPGACLG